From the genome of Mesorhizobium japonicum MAFF 303099, one region includes:
- a CDS encoding outer membrane protein, producing the protein MTLTSRIVLALAGLGLLPLTPAVAADYDPPIYADQAPDYVPVEVGSGWYLRGDVSYLAQKSFKNDDFAFTPASFDEKEDPIFASIGFGYHFNDYLRADLNLGYLPGNKIGIGYDDSLSVVPPATSTVASADLKNYAYSLMLNAYVDLGTYVGITPYLGGGVGIVQSTRRLSANYFTNNGDPTDDFVQTDDKTKYSLAYTLNAGLAYQVSKNVSVDLGYQYFSAPDAEYVTAASLTSFPVHKGISNHQIKLGLRYDLW; encoded by the coding sequence ATGACACTCACATCGCGTATTGTGCTGGCGCTTGCCGGACTCGGCCTCTTGCCGCTGACACCGGCAGTCGCCGCCGACTACGATCCGCCGATCTACGCCGACCAGGCTCCCGACTATGTGCCGGTCGAGGTCGGCTCCGGCTGGTATCTGCGCGGCGACGTCTCCTATCTGGCGCAGAAGAGCTTCAAGAACGATGATTTCGCCTTCACGCCGGCGAGCTTCGACGAGAAAGAAGATCCGATCTTTGCCAGCATCGGCTTTGGCTATCATTTCAACGATTATCTGCGTGCCGATCTCAACCTCGGCTATCTGCCGGGCAACAAGATTGGCATTGGCTACGACGATTCACTGAGCGTCGTGCCGCCGGCAACCTCCACCGTCGCATCGGCGGACCTGAAGAATTACGCCTACTCGCTCATGCTCAACGCCTATGTCGACCTCGGCACTTATGTGGGGATCACCCCTTATCTGGGCGGCGGCGTCGGTATCGTACAGAGCACGCGCCGGCTCTCGGCCAACTATTTCACCAACAATGGCGACCCTACCGACGATTTCGTCCAGACAGACGACAAGACGAAGTATTCCTTGGCCTATACGCTGAATGCGGGCCTTGCCTACCAGGTGTCAAAGAACGTTTCGGTCGATCTGGGCTATCAGTATTTCTCCGCTCCGGACGCCGAGTATGTCACGGCTGCAAGCCTGACCTCCTTTCCGGTCCACAAGGGCATCAGCAATCACCAGATCAAGCTCGGGCTGCGCTACGATCTCTGGTAG
- a CDS encoding outer membrane protein — protein MFNTARKALLALLFAGLASPVFAADLPEPQVEEAPPPVYEQPVDVGGWYIRGDIDYHKSDVRGIDYMTYGIDPCNCTVIPGGKSFDYGKLKGGFSLGGGVGYKINDRLRADVTADYWFKSNFNGGTSDLVSTSTEVSKMSALLLLANAYVDIGTWHGITPYVGAGIGGARVKWDTVYDPNTAETNPGASNWRFAYALMAGASYCLTDKIILDAGYRFSHIQGGRMFEWDASSAGPGFDRGINTHEVRGGLRYQFGGNNGCAAPVVAYQPEPEPIYTK, from the coding sequence ATGTTCAATACAGCAAGAAAGGCCCTGCTCGCGTTGCTGTTCGCGGGCCTGGCCTCGCCAGTGTTCGCGGCCGACCTGCCTGAGCCGCAGGTCGAAGAGGCGCCGCCGCCGGTCTACGAACAGCCGGTCGACGTCGGCGGCTGGTATATCCGTGGCGACATCGACTATCACAAGTCCGATGTGCGCGGCATCGACTACATGACCTACGGCATCGATCCCTGTAATTGTACGGTCATACCGGGCGGCAAGAGTTTCGACTACGGCAAGCTCAAGGGCGGCTTCTCGCTCGGCGGCGGTGTCGGGTACAAGATCAACGATCGTCTGCGTGCGGACGTGACCGCCGACTACTGGTTCAAGTCGAACTTCAACGGCGGTACATCGGATCTCGTCTCGACGTCGACCGAAGTGTCGAAGATGAGCGCCCTGTTGCTGCTGGCCAATGCCTATGTCGATATCGGCACCTGGCACGGCATCACGCCTTATGTCGGCGCCGGTATCGGCGGCGCACGCGTCAAGTGGGATACCGTCTACGACCCCAACACCGCCGAGACCAATCCCGGAGCATCCAACTGGCGCTTTGCTTACGCTCTGATGGCCGGTGCTTCCTACTGCTTGACCGATAAGATCATCCTCGATGCGGGCTATCGTTTCTCCCATATCCAGGGCGGCCGCATGTTCGAATGGGATGCGAGCAGCGCCGGCCCGGGTTTCGACCGGGGCATCAACACCCACGAGGTGCGCGGCGGCCTGCGCTATCAGTTCGGTGGCAACAATGGGTGCGCGGCACCGGTGGTGGCCTATCAGCCCGAACCTGAGCCGATCTACACCAAATAA
- the glmM gene encoding phosphoglucosamine mutase, translating into MAGNYFGTDGIRGRANKFPMTAEIAMRVGMAAGLSFQRGSHRHRVVLGKDTRLSGYMIENAMVAGLCAAGMDVFLLGPIPTPAVAMLVRSLRADIGVMISASHNPYYDNGIKLFGPDGYKLSDEIEERIESMLDKDVELTLADSDGLGRAKRVDGVHDRYIEFAKRTLPRSMSLSGLRIVVDCANGAAYKVAPEALWELGAEVVAINIEPNGFNINKECGSTHPAGLQKKVHEVRADIGIALDGDADRVVIVDENGAIVDGDQIMAMIAESWHQSGRLAGGGVVSTVMSNLGLERFLGDMKLQLHRTKVGDRYVVEHMRAHGLNVGGEQSGHIVLSDFSTTGDGLVSALQVLACIKRQGRPVSELSKKFEPVPQLLKNVRIAGGKPLEEAPVKAAIEDARNRLGKAGRLVIRPSGTEPLIRVMAEGDDPQLVEAVVNDIVEVISETRSAA; encoded by the coding sequence ATGGCAGGGAATTACTTCGGCACGGACGGCATCCGCGGGCGCGCCAACAAGTTTCCGATGACCGCGGAAATCGCCATGCGGGTCGGCATGGCCGCCGGCCTTTCGTTCCAGCGTGGCAGCCACCGCCACCGCGTCGTTCTCGGCAAGGACACCAGGCTTTCCGGCTACATGATCGAGAACGCGATGGTGGCGGGTCTCTGCGCCGCCGGCATGGACGTGTTCCTGCTCGGACCGATCCCGACGCCCGCCGTCGCCATGCTGGTGCGTTCACTGCGCGCCGATATCGGCGTCATGATCTCGGCTTCGCACAACCCCTATTACGACAACGGCATCAAGCTGTTCGGGCCGGACGGCTACAAGCTCTCGGACGAGATCGAAGAGCGCATCGAGAGCATGCTCGACAAGGATGTCGAACTGACACTCGCCGATTCCGACGGGCTTGGCCGCGCCAAGCGTGTTGATGGCGTGCATGACCGCTACATCGAGTTCGCCAAGCGTACATTGCCGCGCTCGATGTCGCTTTCGGGCCTCAGGATCGTCGTCGATTGCGCCAATGGCGCGGCCTACAAGGTGGCGCCCGAGGCGCTGTGGGAACTCGGCGCCGAGGTCGTCGCCATCAATATCGAACCCAACGGCTTCAACATCAACAAGGAATGCGGCTCGACCCATCCGGCCGGACTGCAGAAGAAGGTGCATGAAGTGCGCGCCGATATCGGCATCGCGCTTGACGGCGATGCAGACCGCGTCGTCATCGTCGACGAGAATGGCGCGATCGTCGACGGCGACCAAATCATGGCGATGATCGCCGAGTCCTGGCACCAGAGCGGACGGCTTGCCGGCGGCGGCGTGGTTTCGACGGTCATGTCCAATCTCGGCCTCGAACGCTTCCTCGGCGACATGAAGCTGCAATTGCACCGCACCAAGGTCGGCGACCGCTATGTCGTGGAGCATATGCGCGCGCATGGGCTCAATGTCGGCGGCGAACAGTCCGGCCACATCGTGCTGTCGGATTTCTCGACCACCGGCGACGGCCTAGTGTCGGCGCTGCAGGTGCTGGCCTGCATCAAGCGCCAGGGCCGCCCGGTCAGCGAACTGTCGAAGAAATTTGAGCCGGTGCCGCAACTCTTGAAGAATGTCCGTATCGCCGGCGGCAAGCCGCTCGAGGAAGCTCCGGTCAAGGCGGCGATCGAGGATGCGCGCAACCGTCTCGGCAAGGCCGGTCGTCTGGTCATCCGTCCGTCCGGCACCGAGCCGCTGATCCGTGTCATGGCGGAGGGCGACGATCCGCAACTGGTGGAGGCCGTCGTCAACGACATTGTCGAGGTCATTTCGGAGACCCGCAGCGCCGCCTGA